One region of Chryseobacterium sp. C-71 genomic DNA includes:
- a CDS encoding BadF/BadG/BcrA/BcrD ATPase family protein has product MIAIVDSGSTKSDWVILDEFKNVFLKTETIGFNPNFISRELIVPEIEKNKSLTSVKNSITKIYFYGSGCGVKQNCDTIEEEVGKVFTNAKISVREDLAAAAFAAYNGKPAIVCIMGTGSNSCYFDGENLKIKLPSLGILIGDEGSGSAIGKQLVRRFFMQKLPQDLHTEFENTYHLTIDEALKNMYHGSRPNAFLADFNKFVVERKDHPYFVQMVSEEMRNFFEYQVIPYEESKESEINFIGSIAYYYENILRSVASELHLNVGHVVQKPIESLVDYHIKYIL; this is encoded by the coding sequence ATGATTGCTATTGTTGATAGTGGTTCTACAAAATCAGACTGGGTAATTTTAGACGAATTCAAAAATGTATTCCTAAAAACTGAAACCATTGGCTTCAACCCCAATTTTATCAGCAGAGAACTTATTGTTCCGGAAATTGAAAAAAATAAAAGCTTAACATCGGTAAAAAACTCAATCACCAAGATTTATTTCTATGGTTCAGGGTGTGGTGTGAAGCAAAACTGCGATACAATAGAAGAAGAAGTTGGTAAAGTTTTCACCAATGCAAAAATTTCTGTTCGTGAAGATCTTGCCGCAGCTGCATTTGCTGCTTATAACGGAAAGCCTGCAATCGTTTGTATTATGGGGACAGGTTCCAATTCTTGTTATTTTGACGGCGAAAATTTAAAAATAAAACTTCCTTCACTTGGTATTCTTATTGGTGACGAAGGAAGCGGAAGTGCCATTGGAAAACAATTGGTACGCAGATTCTTTATGCAGAAACTTCCTCAGGATCTTCATACTGAATTTGAAAACACCTATCATTTGACGATTGATGAGGCATTGAAAAACATGTATCACGGCTCAAGACCCAATGCTTTTTTGGCAGATTTTAATAAATTTGTGGTAGAGAGAAAAGATCATCCCTATTTTGTCCAAATGGTTTCTGAAGAGATGAGAAATTTCTTCGAATATCAGGTGATTCCTTACGAAGAGTCAAAAGAATCCGAGATTAATTTTATCGGATCCATTGCTTATTATTACGAAAATATTCTACGTTCTGTAGCTTCAGAACTTCATTTGAATGTGGGGCACGTTGTACAAAAACCTATCGAAAGTTTAGTCGACTACCATATTAAATATATACTATAA
- a CDS encoding NADP-dependent malic enzyme: MSNKTNRDEKNFNQAALDYHKAEPKGKIEVIPSKPHSSQRDLSLAYSPGVAVPCMEIHHNPETVYDYTGKGNLVAVISNGTAVLGLGDIGAEASKPVMEGKGLLFKIFADINVFDIEIDEKDPDKFIQIVKGIAPTFGGINLEDIKAPEAFYIEQRLKEELDIPLMHDDQHGTAIISAAALINSLQIANKNIEEVKMVVNGAGAAAVACANLYISLGLKRENILMCDSKGVINHKRENLTPEKIDFIAQTDIETLEDACKGADVFIGLSKGNVMTPEMLSSMSENPIVFALSNPDPEIAYDLALATRKDVIMATGRSDYPNQVNNVLGFPYIFRGALDVQAKGINEEMKLAAVHAIADLAKEPVPEAVILAYNVQNLQFGREYFIPKPFDNRLITKVSSAVAKAAIDSGIARKTITDFDEYETQLLDRMGRDEKLVRMMQNRAKANPKRITLGNAEEYNVLKAAQILYEEGIAYPSLLGDKKYVKEQMERFGINIDVPIIDPSDDDQKENRKKYRETLWKLRQRKGMNEYKAKRYVRQRDYFGPLMLKHGDTDGLIVGFSKNYVSTLRPVLEVIEKEKGVEKVAAMMMILSEKKPIFFADTSINQNPTAEDLVNIAKMAEHTVKSFAIEPRIAMLGFENFSAISETSKKVAKAVTILHEKFPKMIVDGEIQPDFAMNADHLSDYPFSKLGTTPANTFIFPNLESANLSYKIIRGMKVAQVIGPILMGLKQPVHVLQMRSSVDEIVNLATVAVLDAQRREAKK; this comes from the coding sequence ATGTCGAATAAAACTAACCGCGACGAAAAAAATTTCAATCAGGCCGCGCTAGATTATCATAAAGCAGAACCGAAAGGGAAAATTGAAGTCATTCCTTCAAAGCCACACTCTTCGCAGAGAGATTTGTCACTGGCATATTCTCCGGGAGTTGCAGTGCCTTGTATGGAAATTCACCACAATCCTGAAACGGTTTATGATTACACAGGAAAAGGAAATTTGGTTGCAGTGATCTCAAACGGAACTGCAGTTCTTGGTTTGGGTGACATTGGTGCCGAAGCGTCAAAACCTGTAATGGAAGGAAAGGGTCTTTTGTTTAAAATCTTCGCAGACATCAATGTTTTTGATATTGAAATCGACGAAAAAGATCCTGATAAATTTATACAAATTGTAAAAGGTATTGCCCCAACTTTTGGCGGAATCAACCTTGAAGATATCAAAGCTCCGGAAGCATTCTATATCGAACAAAGATTAAAAGAGGAATTAGATATTCCATTAATGCACGATGACCAGCATGGAACAGCGATTATTTCTGCAGCGGCATTAATCAATTCGCTTCAGATTGCCAATAAAAATATCGAAGAAGTAAAAATGGTGGTGAACGGAGCAGGAGCGGCAGCTGTTGCCTGTGCCAATCTCTATATTTCTTTAGGTTTGAAAAGAGAAAATATTTTAATGTGCGACAGCAAAGGAGTTATCAATCATAAAAGAGAAAACCTTACGCCTGAAAAAATAGATTTTATTGCTCAGACGGATATTGAAACTTTAGAAGATGCTTGTAAAGGGGCAGATGTATTCATTGGTTTATCTAAAGGAAATGTGATGACACCGGAGATGCTGAGCAGTATGTCAGAAAACCCGATTGTTTTCGCATTATCAAATCCTGATCCTGAGATTGCTTATGATTTGGCACTTGCTACAAGAAAAGATGTGATCATGGCAACGGGAAGAAGTGATTATCCTAATCAGGTGAACAACGTTCTTGGTTTCCCTTATATTTTCCGTGGTGCTTTGGATGTTCAGGCAAAAGGTATTAATGAAGAAATGAAATTAGCAGCCGTTCATGCGATTGCTGATTTGGCTAAAGAACCGGTTCCTGAAGCGGTAATTTTAGCATATAACGTTCAGAATTTACAGTTCGGAAGAGAATATTTTATTCCGAAACCATTTGATAACAGACTGATTACCAAAGTCTCAAGCGCTGTTGCAAAAGCAGCAATTGACAGTGGAATTGCAAGAAAAACCATCACAGATTTCGACGAATACGAAACTCAGCTTCTCGACAGAATGGGAAGAGATGAGAAGTTGGTGAGAATGATGCAGAACCGTGCAAAAGCTAATCCTAAGAGAATTACTTTAGGAAACGCTGAGGAATACAACGTTCTGAAAGCAGCTCAGATTCTTTACGAAGAAGGAATTGCTTACCCTAGTCTTTTAGGAGATAAAAAATACGTCAAAGAACAGATGGAGCGTTTCGGAATTAACATTGATGTTCCGATTATCGACCCAAGTGATGACGATCAGAAAGAAAACAGAAAAAAATACAGAGAAACACTTTGGAAACTTCGTCAGAGAAAAGGGATGAACGAGTACAAGGCAAAAAGATATGTTCGCCAGAGAGACTACTTCGGGCCTTTGATGCTGAAGCATGGGGATACAGACGGATTGATTGTAGGTTTTTCTAAAAATTATGTTTCGACTTTAAGACCTGTTTTAGAGGTTATCGAAAAAGAAAAAGGAGTTGAAAAAGTGGCGGCAATGATGATGATTCTGTCTGAAAAGAAACCGATTTTCTTCGCAGATACTTCGATCAATCAAAATCCTACTGCTGAAGATTTGGTGAATATTGCTAAAATGGCAGAACATACGGTGAAATCTTTTGCGATCGAACCAAGAATTGCGATGCTAGGTTTTGAAAATTTCTCAGCGATTTCTGAGACTTCGAAGAAGGTTGCAAAAGCAGTAACAATTCTTCACGAGAAATTCCCGAAAATGATTGTTGATGGAGAAATTCAACCTGATTTTGCAATGAATGCAGATCATTTGAGCGATTACCCATTCTCAAAATTAGGAACAACTCCTGCAAACACATTCATTTTCCCAAATTTGGAATCAGCCAATCTATCTTACAAAATCATCAGAGGAATGAAGGTTGCGCAGGTAATCGGACCGATTTTGATGGGACTGAAACAGCCTGTTCACGTTTTACAGATGCGTTCTAGTGTTGACGAGATTGTGAATTTGGCAACGGTTGCAGTTTTGGATGCGCAGAGAAGAGAAGCCAAGAAGTAG
- the ruvA gene encoding Holliday junction branch migration protein RuvA, whose protein sequence is MIFSLQGIVQELTPTYTVINVNGVGYYVGISLMTSQTLTLNQETMLFIQQIIREDAHLLFGFKTRSEKEMFNLLISVNGVGAVSALILLSTLSLSEIATAILSKNSAVIQKAKGLGTKTAERIIVDLKDKVQKFGSVEENNSVLANNKSKDEALSALEVLGISKRMSEKIADRIIKQDPEISVEELVKQILKNI, encoded by the coding sequence ATGATATTTTCTTTACAAGGAATTGTTCAGGAGCTTACACCAACTTACACCGTAATCAATGTCAATGGCGTTGGGTACTATGTTGGTATCAGTCTGATGACTTCACAAACCCTGACTTTGAATCAGGAAACCATGCTTTTTATCCAACAGATTATACGCGAAGACGCACATTTACTTTTCGGTTTTAAGACTCGTTCTGAAAAAGAAATGTTTAATCTCTTAATAAGTGTTAACGGAGTTGGTGCTGTATCAGCATTGATTTTACTGTCAACTTTAAGCCTTTCTGAGATTGCTACAGCTATACTTTCCAAAAATAGTGCCGTTATTCAGAAAGCGAAAGGTTTGGGGACAAAAACAGCGGAAAGAATCATTGTAGATTTGAAAGATAAAGTCCAGAAATTCGGCAGTGTAGAAGAAAATAATTCTGTGTTGGCAAATAATAAAAGTAAGGATGAGGCGTTATCTGCATTAGAAGTTTTAGGGATTTCTAAGAGGATGAGTGAGAAGATTGCTGATCGTATCATCAAGCAGGATCCGGAGATTTCTGTTGAAGAATTGGTAAAACAAATTTTAAAAAATATTTAA
- the sprA gene encoding cell surface protein SprA → MSINLFGQVNPEAFSIKRDYKVSDPTYYEGYYDIKTGMYYVYPKIGNTITGQPTAMSPEDYKEFMEAQQARAYYKDKSERYSLLFRKDTSEAQRKGLIPSLTINNRLFEAIFGSNKIEIIPSGYASFDFAGLYQKIDNPLILPQNRTSFTFDIDQRIQLGLIGKVGENLQLKANYDTQSGFAFENRMNLVWQAKGSWKDLQTKGLGEVNKPSAGGEDKIIKRVEFGNVNMPLSTSLIRGSESLFGVKTEFQLGKTYGTVVLSQQQGEARNIVVQGGGVMNTFKVNAIDYEDNQHYFIGHYFLNNYDNALLNYPQINSRISISRMEVWVLDQANSNLAYQKSIVGIRDLGDGASGLPDNSQNGIYSAVTGLGAGLRDANSAYNTIAGQVLPNSTGGTEAYGDGEQFIFNRKARRLTSTEFTFHPQLGYISLNQRLNDNQLLAVSYSYTVNGTNQVYKVGEFSEESPVLVTKVLKPNTTVKTTSPMWKLMMKNIYALDAGQVDQDGFILNIYYRDAQTGGKVNYLPNTSVQDTNLLKLLNWDRLNVNGDLQNSNGVLGDGVFDFVNGITIRPELGKLIYTKVEPFGSYMAGLVGNNPQYVFSDLYNQQKQVATASNLAQRYTMEGRYKGAQGQGISLGAVNVPQGSVKVAANGVQLTEGVDFTVDYMLGTVTIINENVKQSGQAINISLENQLTFNTQRKRFLGVNLERRVSENFIFGGTVVNYSESPLTQKVNYGQEAVNNTMAGINMMYNNQLPFLTRLTDKIPGINTEAPSNLNFKMEGAYLLPGINKGTNDQSYIDDFEQTTSKISLKEPAAWSLASKPEKNQNYPIFSGAGANDNVTNGYGRGLLSWYNIDPRFWGVGGRAPVGITAQSVSNHASRRVQFSEIFNNRDFVAGEQTFTNTFDISYYPAEKGPYNVNPNSETVQQRWAGIMRPIQVSNFVNSNIEYVEFWMMDPYADGNNLGTDPKLLLHLGNVSEDILKDGLMQYENGLPTPAQTSSTSNSNWGTQPKQPPILYAFSSEGDDRTIQDAGYDGLNSNQEGLKFPTSTFVNPVLNLSDPAVDDFVFYMSEKFTGSQAASITQRYKYFRGPEGNSQSNSLEVASQTPDAEDINRDYNLDQSENYNEYVVSLAEANLTLGQNNIVDVKTVNATFQNGQTDDVKWYLFRIPVSKYAEAGVGGDKDASVLNNVRFARLLMTGFEQTSTLRFGTIDLVRSDWRRYPKNIAKFTDGTNTPDPALDEGTLTDTNPNNFEVGSVNIEENALNQPPYVLPPGIDRQVLSGNAGAQRQNEASLYMKATALPNNEAKGVFKNATLDMRRYKKLKLFVHAQDPSNKDLNIGRIDEKTKFFIRFGSDATDNYYEYEASLKLTPRSATAPMEIWPFENEVDFEIQNFVDAKIRRDKNSPNNIVERYEDSEFGGGETFKKIYIKGRPSLGNVTTIMVGIRNAGERVTASFDRVLWVNEIRLSEIENDGGYAGNASLNFNLGDFAVVNTSASYTSVGFGNIDSKPAERNQSTQSAFSINTQVNVDKFLPEKTGVKIPVNYSYSQTIEDPKYNPLDTDVEFSKAANREELKKVARTYTQQRSLGVVNMHKERVKENSKPRFYDVENLSLTAVYNDDYYRDIYTKKNYRQYFRGFLDYNYTFKPWVIKPFNKMISDTAKSTKYLRWVKEFNFNPVPTRLSFRTELDRNYNELEFRNIDAILSGNLGDDFAAIKNRNFYFGWQYGLGFNFTKSLKLEINSRTRTLNDNVDVNTMDNSSIFGNMFRAGRPVLYNHRVQLNYKLPFQLLPYLDFIDAELQYGFEYNWNARSTALLSSPDGSLGSIGQNTSVIQATATADIPKFFGQFNYFKKMSTTLQKRKQEMDSLNNAYTQAWDKKRYKFKSYKFKNKLSILQNAAFVLTSFKQLDVNYSENNGTVLPGLLSAPNGYGYGQTLGGPTIGFLFGSQADIRRTVIENGWVSDSELMIDPYVKMSTRELRANLQMMPVNDFRIDFNVLQTYNRNFSQTGFNFRDDDGFSNPNLTFASDMVSYSNSVILTSTSFSTGQAVYESIRQNARVISQQLGGVVGNDGFTDGHSISNAYVLIPAFRAAVEGKSPERIGNAKKAGMPIPNWRIVYSGLKNIPIISGQFTKFDILHSYNATYTATGIQSSIDYFNSKNDVSSSQRDVNDDYINPYTFSQVGYVEAFAPLIGIDVTMRNNMQFGLQYNRMRTLLLGLVNHTLTEDSNTEYVVRLGYIVRNFRLGNMGNTRGARSKGSDLNIRGDISLRDSRTSIMNILLDDSQVTGGQKLMNIKLSADYNVSENLNLRLFYEQMTSKYKISTAFPLSTIRAGISATFTFGDSGGF, encoded by the coding sequence TTGTCAATAAATCTATTTGGGCAGGTAAATCCGGAAGCATTTTCGATAAAAAGAGATTACAAAGTAAGTGATCCTACCTATTACGAAGGCTACTACGATATCAAAACCGGGATGTACTATGTATATCCTAAAATCGGAAATACCATTACGGGGCAACCCACTGCAATGTCACCGGAAGATTACAAAGAATTTATGGAGGCTCAGCAGGCAAGAGCTTATTATAAAGATAAATCTGAACGATACAGTCTGCTTTTCAGGAAAGATACTTCCGAGGCTCAGAGAAAAGGTTTGATTCCTTCTTTGACAATCAATAACAGGCTTTTTGAAGCCATTTTCGGGAGTAATAAAATTGAAATTATTCCTTCAGGATATGCCTCTTTCGACTTTGCAGGTTTGTATCAAAAAATAGATAACCCTTTAATTTTACCTCAAAACAGAACCAGTTTTACCTTTGATATTGACCAAAGAATTCAGTTGGGTTTAATTGGGAAAGTGGGTGAAAACCTTCAGCTAAAAGCCAATTACGATACACAAAGCGGTTTTGCTTTTGAGAACCGAATGAATTTGGTTTGGCAGGCAAAAGGAAGTTGGAAAGATCTTCAGACAAAAGGTTTGGGAGAGGTCAACAAACCGAGCGCAGGAGGTGAAGACAAAATCATCAAAAGAGTTGAATTTGGTAACGTTAATATGCCACTTTCTACAAGCTTAATTCGTGGTTCAGAATCACTTTTCGGGGTGAAAACTGAATTTCAATTAGGAAAAACTTACGGAACAGTGGTGCTTTCACAACAACAGGGTGAAGCTAGAAACATTGTCGTACAGGGCGGTGGCGTGATGAATACCTTTAAAGTAAATGCTATTGATTACGAAGATAATCAGCATTACTTCATCGGACATTATTTCCTTAATAATTATGACAATGCATTACTGAATTATCCGCAGATCAACTCAAGAATCAGCATCAGTAGAATGGAAGTCTGGGTTTTAGACCAAGCAAACTCCAATTTAGCCTATCAGAAAAGTATCGTCGGAATCCGAGATTTGGGAGACGGAGCTTCTGGCTTGCCGGATAACTCTCAAAACGGAATTTATTCTGCCGTTACCGGTTTAGGAGCAGGTTTGCGTGATGCCAATTCTGCTTACAATACAATTGCCGGACAGGTTCTTCCCAATTCAACAGGTGGAACTGAGGCTTACGGAGATGGCGAACAATTTATATTTAACAGAAAAGCAAGAAGATTAACGAGTACAGAATTTACCTTTCATCCGCAGTTAGGGTATATTTCATTAAATCAAAGACTGAATGATAATCAGCTTTTGGCAGTTTCTTATTCTTACACCGTAAACGGAACCAACCAGGTGTATAAAGTCGGAGAATTTTCTGAGGAAAGTCCGGTTTTGGTAACTAAAGTTTTGAAACCGAATACCACTGTAAAAACAACATCACCAATGTGGAAATTGATGATGAAGAATATTTATGCGTTGGACGCAGGTCAGGTTGATCAGGATGGTTTCATTTTAAATATTTACTACAGAGATGCACAAACCGGAGGTAAAGTAAATTATCTTCCAAATACATCAGTACAGGATACCAATTTATTGAAATTATTAAATTGGGATCGACTGAATGTCAACGGCGATTTACAGAATAGTAATGGAGTTCTCGGTGATGGAGTTTTTGACTTTGTCAACGGAATCACCATCCGTCCGGAATTAGGAAAACTTATTTATACGAAAGTAGAGCCTTTCGGAAGTTATATGGCAGGTCTTGTGGGGAATAATCCGCAATATGTGTTTAGTGATTTATATAATCAACAAAAACAAGTTGCCACTGCCAGCAACCTTGCTCAGCGATACACGATGGAAGGTCGTTACAAAGGTGCTCAGGGACAAGGTATTTCTTTGGGCGCAGTAAACGTGCCTCAGGGTTCTGTAAAAGTTGCGGCAAACGGGGTACAGCTGACAGAGGGTGTTGACTTTACCGTTGATTATATGCTTGGGACAGTAACCATCATCAACGAAAACGTAAAACAGTCTGGTCAGGCAATCAATATTTCATTAGAAAACCAATTGACTTTCAACACTCAGAGAAAAAGATTTTTAGGGGTAAATTTAGAAAGAAGAGTCAGCGAAAACTTTATCTTCGGTGGAACGGTTGTTAATTATTCTGAATCTCCGCTTACTCAAAAAGTAAACTACGGTCAGGAAGCCGTGAACAATACGATGGCGGGCATCAACATGATGTACAATAATCAGCTTCCTTTCCTGACAAGATTAACAGATAAAATTCCTGGAATCAACACAGAAGCTCCGTCTAATTTGAACTTCAAAATGGAAGGTGCCTATTTACTTCCGGGAATCAATAAAGGAACAAACGATCAGTCATATATTGATGATTTTGAACAGACAACTTCAAAAATTTCATTAAAAGAACCTGCAGCGTGGAGTTTGGCTTCAAAACCTGAGAAAAATCAAAATTATCCGATTTTCAGTGGAGCTGGAGCCAATGATAATGTTACCAATGGCTATGGTAGAGGTTTGCTATCTTGGTATAATATTGACCCGAGATTCTGGGGAGTTGGAGGCAGAGCTCCGGTAGGAATTACGGCACAGTCGGTTTCCAATCACGCTTCACGAAGGGTGCAGTTTTCAGAAATCTTTAACAATAGAGATTTTGTAGCGGGCGAGCAGACGTTTACCAATACTTTTGATATTTCATATTATCCTGCAGAAAAAGGTCCTTATAATGTCAATCCAAATTCGGAAACTGTGCAGCAAAGATGGGCAGGGATTATGAGACCTATTCAGGTTTCCAACTTCGTGAATTCAAACATCGAATATGTAGAATTCTGGATGATGGATCCTTATGCAGACGGAAATAATTTAGGTACAGATCCTAAACTTTTGCTTCATTTAGGAAACGTAAGTGAAGATATTTTGAAAGACGGATTGATGCAGTACGAAAACGGATTGCCTACACCTGCACAAACTTCATCTACATCAAATTCAAACTGGGGAACGCAGCCAAAGCAGCCACCAATTTTATATGCTTTCTCTAGCGAAGGTGATGATCGTACGATTCAGGATGCCGGATATGATGGTTTAAATTCTAATCAGGAAGGTTTGAAATTCCCTACAAGTACGTTTGTGAATCCAGTTCTTAATCTTTCTGATCCTGCGGTTGATGATTTTGTATTTTATATGTCTGAGAAGTTTACAGGAAGTCAGGCAGCTTCGATTACGCAGCGTTACAAATATTTCAGAGGTCCTGAAGGCAATTCTCAAAGCAACTCTTTGGAAGTGGCTTCTCAAACTCCGGATGCGGAAGATATCAATAGAGATTATAACTTAGATCAAAGTGAAAATTATAACGAATATGTCGTTAGTCTTGCTGAGGCAAATTTAACTTTAGGTCAGAATAATATTGTAGATGTAAAAACAGTCAATGCGACTTTCCAGAATGGACAGACTGATGATGTGAAATGGTATTTATTCAGAATTCCTGTTTCTAAATATGCAGAAGCTGGTGTTGGAGGTGATAAAGATGCTTCGGTACTTAATAATGTAAGGTTTGCAAGATTATTAATGACAGGATTTGAACAAACTTCTACGTTAAGATTCGGTACGATTGATTTGGTAAGATCAGACTGGAGAAGATACCCTAAAAATATTGCCAAGTTTACAGACGGTACAAATACTCCTGACCCTGCATTAGATGAAGGTACATTGACCGATACCAACCCAAATAATTTTGAAGTAGGAAGTGTAAACATTGAAGAGAATGCACTAAACCAGCCACCTTACGTATTGCCTCCGGGAATTGACAGACAGGTATTGAGCGGAAATGCTGGTGCACAAAGACAAAATGAAGCTTCTCTATATATGAAAGCTACAGCGCTTCCAAACAATGAAGCAAAAGGCGTTTTCAAAAATGCTACATTGGATATGAGAAGATATAAAAAGCTAAAACTTTTTGTACACGCTCAGGATCCGAGCAACAAGGATTTGAATATTGGAAGAATAGATGAAAAAACAAAATTCTTCATCCGTTTTGGTAGTGATGCAACAGATAACTATTATGAATATGAAGCGTCGCTAAAACTTACTCCAAGATCAGCAACTGCGCCAATGGAAATTTGGCCATTTGAAAATGAAGTAGATTTTGAAATTCAAAACTTTGTTGATGCTAAAATAAGAAGAGATAAAAATTCACCAAATAATATTGTTGAAAGATATGAAGATTCAGAATTTGGGGGAGGAGAGACGTTTAAAAAAATCTACATCAAAGGTCGTCCGAGTTTAGGAAATGTAACAACGATAATGGTGGGTATCCGTAACGCTGGTGAAAGGGTGACTGCCTCTTTTGACAGGGTTCTTTGGGTCAACGAAATTCGTCTTTCGGAAATTGAAAACGACGGAGGTTATGCAGGAAATGCCAGCTTAAACTTCAACCTTGGAGATTTTGCAGTTGTCAACACAAGTGCATCATATACCTCAGTAGGTTTCGGAAATATAGATTCTAAACCGGCAGAAAGAAATCAGTCTACACAATCAGCTTTCAGTATCAATACGCAGGTGAATGTAGATAAATTCTTGCCAGAGAAAACGGGAGTGAAAATTCCGGTCAACTATTCTTACTCTCAAACCATCGAAGATCCAAAATACAATCCTTTGGATACCGATGTTGAATTTAGCAAAGCTGCCAACAGAGAAGAGCTTAAAAAAGTAGCAAGAACATATACTCAACAGAGAAGTTTGGGTGTTGTGAATATGCACAAAGAACGTGTGAAAGAAAACAGTAAACCGAGATTCTACGATGTAGAAAACTTGTCTCTAACTGCGGTCTATAACGACGATTATTACAGAGATATTTATACCAAAAAGAACTACAGACAGTATTTCAGAGGGTTCTTAGATTATAATTATACATTCAAGCCTTGGGTGATTAAGCCGTTCAATAAAATGATCAGCGACACCGCCAAGTCGACGAAGTATTTGAGATGGGTAAAGGAATTTAATTTTAATCCGGTTCCTACAAGATTATCTTTCAGAACAGAATTAGACAGAAATTATAACGAACTTGAATTTAGAAACATCGATGCTATTTTAAGCGGGAATTTGGGCGATGACTTCGCTGCAATCAAAAACAGAAACTTCTATTTTGGTTGGCAGTATGGTTTAGGATTTAATTTTACTAAATCTTTAAAATTGGAAATCAACTCACGTACGAGAACACTAAATGATAATGTAGATGTCAACACAATGGATAATTCCTCCATTTTTGGCAATATGTTCAGAGCGGGAAGACCGGTGTTGTATAATCACAGAGTTCAGTTGAATTACAAATTACCATTCCAGCTTCTTCCGTATTTAGATTTTATTGATGCAGAATTGCAATATGGTTTCGAGTACAATTGGAATGCGAGATCAACGGCTTTACTATCAAGCCCGGACGGAAGTTTAGGGTCAATCGGTCAAAATACGAGTGTTATTCAGGCTACAGCAACGGCAGATATTCCGAAGTTTTTTGGTCAGTTTAATTACTTCAAAAAAATGTCGACCACGCTCCAAAAGCGTAAGCAGGAAATGGATTCATTGAATAACGCATATACTCAGGCTTGGGACAAAAAGAGATATAAATTTAAAAGCTATAAGTTTAAAAACAAGTTATCGATTTTACAGAATGCAGCGTTTGTATTAACTTCATTCAAACAATTAGATGTTAATTATTCTGAGAATAACGGTACCGTTCTACCAGGATTATTATCGGCGCCAAATGGATATGGTTATGGCCAAACTCTTGGTGGCCCAACGATTGGTTTCCTTTTCGGATCTCAGGCAGACATCAGACGTACCGTTATTGAAAACGGATGGGTGAGTGATTCAGAACTAATGATTGATCCTTATGTGAAAATGTCGACACGGGAGCTCCGAGCCAACTTACAGATGATGCCGGTCAATGATTTCAGGATCGATTTTAATGTATTGCAGACGTATAACAGAAATTTCTCACAAACCGGTTTCAACTTCCGAGACGATGATGGTTTCTCTAATCCGAATTTGACCTTTGCAAGTGATATGGTGAGCTATTCAAACTCAGTAATTCTTACCAGCACCTCATTCTCAACGGGTCAAGCCGTTTATGAGTCAATCAGACAAAATGCAAGAGTGATTTCGCAACAATTGGGTGGTGTTGTAGGAAATGATGGTTTCACAGATGGACACAGCATTTCTAATGCTTATGTTTTAATCCCGGCATTCCGTGCTGCAGTGGAAGGTAAAAGTCCTGAACGAATTGGTAATGCCAAGAAAGCAGGAATGCCAATACCAAACTGGAGAATTGTTTATTCAGGTTTAAAAAACATCCCAATAATTAGCGGGCAGTTTACGAAGTTTGATATTTTACACAGCTATAATGCAACATATACTGCAACAGGAATACAGTCTAGCATTGATTATTTCAACAGCAAAAACGATGTAAGCAGTTCTCAAAGAGATGTGAATGATGATTATATCAATCCTTATACATTCTCTCAAGTAGGTTATGTGGAAGCATTTGCACCGCTTATCGGAATTGATGTGACGATGAGAAACAATATGCAGTTCGGGTTACAGTACAACAGGATGAGAACTTTATTGTTAGGATTGGTTAACCATACACTTACTGAAGATTCAAATACAGAATATGTTGTAAGATTAGGATATATCGTCAGAAACTTCAGACTAGGAAACATGGGTAACACAAGAGGTGCAAGAAGTAAAGGCAGCGATCTTAACATCAGGGGTGATATCTCATTGAGAGACAGCCGTACAAGCATCATGAATATCTTGTTAGATGATTCTCAAGTAACAGGCGGACAGAAGTTAATGAACATTAAATTATCTGCTGATTACAACGTTTCAGAAAACTTAAACTTAAGGTTATTCTACGAGCAGATGACTTCAAAATACAAGATATCAACGGCGTTCCCGTTATCAACCATCAGAGCTGGTATCTCAGCAACATTCACTTTTGGTGATTCCGGAGGATTCTAA